A single genomic interval of Nerophis lumbriciformis linkage group LG17, RoL_Nlum_v2.1, whole genome shotgun sequence harbors:
- the sertad3 gene encoding SERTA domain-containing protein 3, translating into MIMKANKRKLQPEAAEDVPEGSSLAWEKQRQFVFSVSMHKYQRDQEMAEPSLRRSVLISNTLRQVEACQVPSVSPAVSPPPAHEPKEQSDVAATRNDLLAPPKCPRMTSGGGESESSASADEDDWTSLVVEPDFSISPAVSTILTGLDSALEVSAQACPRAALRSLENLPASPDAGVLWLKQARGHGRCWEEQQELMQWEAGVEAGGSSYLKDVTAEDMFQDIDTSQLEHDMGILGLRASGAACLPAEDLQCLTPPSLPLNHSMKGLPSFSSFSSAHSREGLELEHLMTMLVEY; encoded by the coding sequence ATGATTATGAAGGCGAACAAGCGTAAACTCCAGCCAGAGGCTGCAGAGGACGTTCCAGAAGGGAGCAGCTTGGCGTGGGAGAAACAGCGGCAGTTTGTGTTCAGCGTCTCCATGCACAAGTACCAGCGGGACCAGGAGATGGCGGAACCCAGCCTGAGGAGGTCAGTCTTAATCAGCAACACGCTGCGGCAGGTGGAAGCATGCCAGGTGCCCTCCGTGAGCCCGGCCGTGTCGCCACCTCCGGCTCACGAGCCAAAGGAGCAGTCTGACGTCGCCGCCACGCGGAACGACCTCCTCGCGCCTCCCAAGTGTCCGCGGATGACGTCCGGCGGCGGCGAAAGTGAGTCGAGTGCGTCGGCGGACGAGGACGACTGGACCTCGTTGGTCGTGGAGCCGGATTTTTCCATTTCGCCCGCCGTGTCGACGATCCTCACCGGCCTGGACTCGGCCCTCGAGGTGAGCGCGCAGGCATGTCCGCGGGCGGCCCTCAGGTCCTTGGAAAACCTCCCGGCCTCGCCGGACGCAGGGGTCCTCTGGCTGAAGCAAGCCAGAGGGCACGGCAGGTGCTGGGAGGAGCAGCAGGAGTTGATGCAGTGGGAGGCCGGCGTGGAGGCGGGCGGCTCCAGCTACCTCAAGGATGTGACGGCGGAGGACATGTTCCAGGACATAGACACGTCCCAGCTGGAGCACGACATGGGAATACTCGGCCTGAGGGCGAGCGGAGCCGCCTGCCTTCCTGCGGAGGATCTTCAGTGCCTGACTCCTCCGTCCCTCCCTCTCAACCACAGCATGAAGGGCCTGCCGTCCTTCTCCTCCTTCAGCTCCGCTCACTCCAGGGAAGGACTGGAGCTGGAGCATCTCATGACCATGCTGGTGGAGTACTGA